In Phlebotomus papatasi isolate M1 chromosome 1, Ppap_2.1, whole genome shotgun sequence, the following proteins share a genomic window:
- the LOC129798114 gene encoding zinc finger protein Xfin-like — protein MTAEIRMHPIDEICLMCAKINEGPSTPLFESPDLMNLFITVIGFQLKREEYLPENICLTCVFTLSRMLEIQKTIKRNILHFKMNYQYRNASEKSKLILNTNVIRNTNPNGLIISDVRGQVQVADDHFTYSSYDDDQTGDGDMCLNGKNLKTDPASPSSNNSNRHTPRLLRPIYMQVENVRDTESDGAIYSGTTPFQCELCSKIFSRRGLMTRHYNSSHKARSRASSKAPEERKKSTYKCKNCDEKFSEIRLLNKHKIIHRKNLTCSNCSKVFHLKRELDWHEAECLGKKNAADVRNPKRRNTRLQSAVGQFMDEDFGAPGEFFNEAALRQLSKTPTPFEKHQSIQNWCNTAGTNSSAIEPNLEPPQSPESNHSDDDARTTISRFTSISQKTVYSCVSSRSCWSSSNISIRTDYSYKSAKTVKTLKSERDYLQSCRVTRSIANRIKKIDMEIKIRELPRRKFGSTRSTATSRRHFDITKRAKTVRGNRRPMLPDAFICDCSFTSKNLREFMEHEVGVHRKLPLFTCKECNKRFTQRRFLEKHQENHNKTYTCVWCFTKFLNETELKIHLDLHAVNSIECGFCDASFISQKELKEHLDDMHTNEDKKSTKKSCILIRLGQKRANVTDTGKEYKSIEMPQKSDPEKQQRRTRTYSQYKTIKLGSVSRERSPAESSDPANSLVENGITETPREQILLPVAMDICRYSTPSPQISDSHERGSSKLTATPPPSLEELGVFDTNFPPLTNGNCETSTPEKNGHEEDEEDHSPIASPTGRRKRSKSRITLTQRVTRQTLAQPLPLVNGIENVLPPYESWPLHRTSVAVKPGILPQPCRMT, from the exons ATGACTGCAGAAATTCGGATGCATCCCATCGATGAGATCTGTTTAATGTGCGCAAAAATCAACGAGGGCCCCTCAACGCCTCTCTTCGAGTCCCCGGATTTGATGAACCTTTTCATCACTGTAATTGGATTCCAG CTCAAGCGGGAAGAGTATTTACCTGAGAACATCTGTCTGACATGTGTATTCACCCTATCTCGCATGCTGGAGATTCAGAAGACCATTAAGAGGAATATCTTGCACTTCAAAATGAACTATCAATATCGGAATGCGAGCGAAAAGTCTAAGCTCATCCTCAATACCAATGTCATCCGGAACACTAATCCCAACGGTCTGATCATTTCGGATGTGAGAGGACAAGTACAAGTAGCTGATGATCATTTCACCTACTCCTCCTACGACGATGATCAGACCGGGGATGGAGATATGTGTCTCAATGGCAAGAATCTAAAGACAGATCCAGCCAGTCCCTCATCCAACAACTCCAACCGCCATACACCGAGACTTTTGCGACCAATCTACATGCAAGTGGAGAATGTGAGGGACACAGAGTCCGATGGGGCTATTTATAGTGGAACAACACCTTTTCAATGTGAATTGTGCTCAAAAATCTTCTCCCGGCGTGGTCTCATGACTCGCCATTACAACAGCAGTCACAAAGCCCGAAGCAGAGCGAGTTCCAAAGCTCCGGAAGAGCGCAAGAAGAGCACATATAAATGCAAGAACTgcgatgaaaaattctcagaaATTAGATTGCTGAATAAACACAAAATAATCCACCGGAAAAACTTGACATGTTCCAATTGCTCGAAAGTCTTCCATCTGAAGCGCGAGCTGGATTGGCATGAGGCTGAATGTTTAGGCAAGAAGAACGCAGCAGATGTCAGGAATCCCAAAAGACGCAATACTCGACTGCAGAGCGCAGTTGGGCAATTTATGGATGAAGATTTCGGTGCACCGGGGGAATTTTTCAATGAAGCTGCCCTCAGACAACTTTCCAAGACGCCAACACCCTTCGAGAAGCATCAGAGCATCCAGAACTGGTGCAATACTGCCGGCACCAATTCCTCAGCCATCGAACCTAATCTCGAACCTCCTCAATCCCCTGAATCGAACCACTCAGACGACGATGCCCGAACCACAATTTCGCGCTTTACCTCAATATCCCAGAAAACTGTTTACTCCTGCGTCTCATCCCGAAGCTGCTGGTCCAGTTCCAACATCTCCATCCGCACCGATTACTCCTACAAATCTGCCAAAACCGTCAAGACGCTCAAGAGTGAGAGGGATTATCTGCAATCCTGCCGTGTTACGCGATCAATTGCCAATAGAATCAAGAAAATCGACATGGAAATCAAAATCCGGGAACTGCCACGGAGAAAGTTCGGATCAACAAGATCTACAGCGACTTCCCGAAGGCACTTTGACATCACAAAAAGAGCCAAAACCGTAAGGGGAAACCGGAGACCAATGCTTCCGGACGCCTTCATTTGTGACTGCAGTTTCACCTCGAAGAATCTCAGGGAGTTCATGGAGCACGAAGTGGGAGTTCATCGGAAGCTGCCACTGTTCACGTGCAAGGAGTGCAATAAGAGATTCACGCAAAG GCGCTTCCTAGAAAAACATCAGGAAAATCACAACAAGACCTACACCTGTGTTTGGtgttttacaaaatttctaaatgaaactgagTTAAAGATTCATCTGGATTTGCATGCAGTAAATTCAATTGAGTGTGGCTTCTGCGACGCCTCCTTTATCAGTCAGAAGGAATTGAAAGAGCATCTAGATGACATGCATACGAATGAAGATAAGAAATCTACGAAAAAATCGTGTATTCTCATCAGACTTGGACAGAAGAGGGCCAATGTGACTGACACGGGAAAGGAGTACAAATCAATAGAAATGCCCCAGAAATCTGATCCGGAGAAGCAACAGAGGAGAACAAGAACCTACTCGcaatataaaacaattaaattgggATCAGTTTCTAGGGAAAGATCTCCTGCTGAAAGTTCAGATCCTGCAAATTCTCTGGTAGAAAATGGGATTACTGAGACTCCTCGGGAGCAAATTCTTCTACCTGTGGCAATGGACATTTGCAGATATAGCACTCCGTCTCCCCAAATTAGTGATTCTCATGAGAGAGGAAGCTCAAAGTTAACAGCAACACCTCCGCCAAGTCTTGAAGAATTGGGAGTCTTTGATACAAACTTCCCTCCACTGACCAATGGGAATTGCGAGACATCAACTCCAGAAAAAAATGGCCACGAGGAAGATGAAGAGGATCACTCTCCAATTGCAAGTCCTACAGGACGTCGGAAAcgctcaaaatcccgaataactcTTACCCAGCGAGTTACAAGACAAACCCTAGCTCAACCTTTACCTCTTGTCAATGGAATTGAGAATGTCCTACCTCCCTATGAATCTTGGCCACTTCACAGGACATCAGTGGCCGTGAAACCTGGTATTCTGCCCCAACCATGTCGGATGACGTGA
- the LOC129798147 gene encoding 7-methylguanosine phosphate-specific 5'-nucleotidase isoform X1: MSRLLTLLSTVFARKLRNAQFSTMGSNGICVEDIDVFCSENCKIKDRTRVEGILRELIAGGTDRLQVVTDFDHTITKQKLENGQKVLTSFGIFDECKSLPPQFRTESRQLYDKYRPIEVDPCVPMPEKINSMIEWWRLSNELLKGFKFNPTEIDDVAVKFKDALRDGTHELFTQLNRQQVPVLVFSAGLGDSVVSILRHANVLLPNVKVVSNFLQYQDGILNGFQEKFIHAFNKNETALEGTEYYNLVHSRDHVILMGDSLGDAGMADGIPTSSHVLKIGFLFDHVEQSLPKYMDTFDIVLIDDQTMRVPQKILSLISTSM, translated from the exons ATGTCCCGCTTGCTGACCCTCCTGTCGACGGTCTTCGCACGAAAATTACGCAATGCTCAAT TTTCAACAATGGGCTCGAACGGAATTTGTGTTGAGGACATTGACGTGTTCTGCAGTGAGAATTGCAAGATCAAGGACAGAACACGTGTCGAGGGGATTCTCAGGGAATTAATTGCTGGTGGAACTGATCGACTTCAGGTGGTAACAGACTTTGATCATACAATCACAAAGCAGAAATTGGAAAATGGTCAGAAGGTACTTACCAGCTTTGGCATCTTTGACGAATGCAAGTCCCTGCCACCTCAATTCCGAACTGAAAGTCGCCAGCTCTACGATAAGTACAGGCCTATTGAGGTGGATCCCTGTGTTCCGATGcctgaaaaaatcaattcaatgaTTGAATGGTGGCGCCTGTCCAACGAACTCCTCAA GGGCTTCAAATTCAATCCCACAGAGATTGACGATGTGGCTGTGAAATTCAAGGACGCCCTCAGGGATGGCACTCACGAATTATTCACTCAGCTCAATCGACAGCAAGTTCCTGTGCTGGTTTTCTCAGCAGGTTTGGGAGACTCTGTTGTGTCAATTCTTCGACACGCAAATGTCCTCCTGCCCAATGTCAAAGTCGTTTCGAATTTTCTCCAGTACCAGGATGGGATTCTCAATGGATTCCAGGAGAAATTCATTCATGCCTTCAACAAAAATGAAACTGCACTCGAAGGGACTGAATACTACAATCTCGTTCACTCCCGCGATCACGTTATACTAATGGGGGATTCTCTGGGGGACGCTGGAATGGCTGATGGCATCCCAACCTCATCGCACGTCCTCAAAATCGGCTTTCTCTTCGACCAT gTCGAACAGAGCCTTCCAAAGTACATGGACACCTTCGACATTGTCCTGATTGACGATCAAACAATGCGAGTACCCCAGAAGATTCTCTCACTCATTTCAACATCAATGTGA
- the LOC129798147 gene encoding 7-methylguanosine phosphate-specific 5'-nucleotidase isoform X2 produces the protein MGSNGICVEDIDVFCSENCKIKDRTRVEGILRELIAGGTDRLQVVTDFDHTITKQKLENGQKVLTSFGIFDECKSLPPQFRTESRQLYDKYRPIEVDPCVPMPEKINSMIEWWRLSNELLKGFKFNPTEIDDVAVKFKDALRDGTHELFTQLNRQQVPVLVFSAGLGDSVVSILRHANVLLPNVKVVSNFLQYQDGILNGFQEKFIHAFNKNETALEGTEYYNLVHSRDHVILMGDSLGDAGMADGIPTSSHVLKIGFLFDHVEQSLPKYMDTFDIVLIDDQTMRVPQKILSLISTSM, from the exons ATGGGCTCGAACGGAATTTGTGTTGAGGACATTGACGTGTTCTGCAGTGAGAATTGCAAGATCAAGGACAGAACACGTGTCGAGGGGATTCTCAGGGAATTAATTGCTGGTGGAACTGATCGACTTCAGGTGGTAACAGACTTTGATCATACAATCACAAAGCAGAAATTGGAAAATGGTCAGAAGGTACTTACCAGCTTTGGCATCTTTGACGAATGCAAGTCCCTGCCACCTCAATTCCGAACTGAAAGTCGCCAGCTCTACGATAAGTACAGGCCTATTGAGGTGGATCCCTGTGTTCCGATGcctgaaaaaatcaattcaatgaTTGAATGGTGGCGCCTGTCCAACGAACTCCTCAA GGGCTTCAAATTCAATCCCACAGAGATTGACGATGTGGCTGTGAAATTCAAGGACGCCCTCAGGGATGGCACTCACGAATTATTCACTCAGCTCAATCGACAGCAAGTTCCTGTGCTGGTTTTCTCAGCAGGTTTGGGAGACTCTGTTGTGTCAATTCTTCGACACGCAAATGTCCTCCTGCCCAATGTCAAAGTCGTTTCGAATTTTCTCCAGTACCAGGATGGGATTCTCAATGGATTCCAGGAGAAATTCATTCATGCCTTCAACAAAAATGAAACTGCACTCGAAGGGACTGAATACTACAATCTCGTTCACTCCCGCGATCACGTTATACTAATGGGGGATTCTCTGGGGGACGCTGGAATGGCTGATGGCATCCCAACCTCATCGCACGTCCTCAAAATCGGCTTTCTCTTCGACCAT gTCGAACAGAGCCTTCCAAAGTACATGGACACCTTCGACATTGTCCTGATTGACGATCAAACAATGCGAGTACCCCAGAAGATTCTCTCACTCATTTCAACATCAATGTGA